One genomic segment of Nitrososphaerota archaeon includes these proteins:
- a CDS encoding ERCC4 domain-containing protein has protein sequence MILIDYREKDSGIPRLLMKKNIPISFENLEIGDYIIGDIVIERKTSKDFIASIFDGRIFEQAGKISSYTNKSILLIEGNLNYELEYLK, from the coding sequence ATGATATTAATAGATTATAGAGAAAAAGATAGTGGAATTCCAAGATTATTAATGAAAAAGAATATTCCTATTTCTTTTGAAAATTTAGAAATAGGAGATTATATAATAGGAGATATTGTAATAGAAAGAAAAACATCAAAAGATTTTATTGCTTCAATTTTTGATGGAAGAATATTTGAACAAGCAGGTAAAATATCAAGTTATACAAATAAATCTATATTATTAATTGAAGGAAATTTAAATTATGAATTAGAGTATTTAAAGTAA
- a CDS encoding DUF3883 domain-containing protein: MKRKAIEIFVNEEMKENRKIKITPKYAHYDIESIGENDVRYIEVKSHFAIQFEALFSKEQIDFMEKNKDKYWLYFVYNIGIEKPFILKIKNPIENMRIRNVFRNKRYYLYLNKELKKKYSKDISKGIIK; this comes from the coding sequence ATGAAAAGGAAAGCAATAGAAATTTTTGTTAATGAAGAAATGAAAGAAAATAGAAAAATAAAAATAACTCCTAAATATGCTCATTATGATATTGAAAGCATTGGGGAAAATGATGTAAGATATATAGAAGTTAAAAGTCATTTTGCAATACAGTTTGAAGCTCTTTTTTCAAAAGAACAAATTGATTTTATGGAGAAGAATAAGGATAAGTATTGGCTATATTTTGTTTATAATATTGGAATTGAAAAACCTTTCATTTTAAAAATTAAAAATCCAATTGAAAATATGCGTATTAGAAATGTTTTTAGAAATAAAAGGTATTATCTTTATTTGAATAAAGAATTGAAAAAGAAATATTCAAAAGATATTTCAAAAGGAATAATAAAATGA